The Deltaproteobacteria bacterium genome contains the following window.
ACGGCCCACATGGAAGACATACACATGGCCGTAGAAAGGCGGCTCACCGAGAAGATCGGAGCCCTGGGCGGCAAGCTCCACACGGGGCGCAGCAGAAACGACCAGGTGGCGCTCGACCTGCGCCTCTACCTGCGAGACGAGATAGGCGAGATACGCCGCCTCATCGTCTCGCTCCAGCGGGTCCTGGTCGACCTGGCCGGAGGGCACGTGGAGACGATTCTCCCAGGCTACACCCACCTGCAGCGCGCTCAGCCCGTGGTGCTCGCCCACCACCTGCTCGCCTACTACGAGATGTTCAAGCGCGACGACGAGCGCATGGGCGACTGCCTGCGGCGCACGGACGCCATGCCGCTCGGCTCGGGAGCGCTCGCCGGAAGCCCCTACCGCCTCGACAGGGCCTTCACCGCGCGCCTTCTCGGCTTTTCGCGCCTCACGGAAAACAGCATCGACGGCGTCTCGGACCGCGACTTCGCCGTCGAGTTCCTCGCGGCCGCCGCCATACTGGCCATGCACCTGAGCCGCCTCAGCGAGGAGCTCATCGTCTGGTCGTCCCAGGAGTTCGGCTTCATAGAGCTCTCCGACGCCTTCACCACGGGCTCGTCCATAATGCCGCAGAAGAAGAACCCCGACATGGCCGAGCTGGCGCGGGGAAAGACGGGCCGCGTCTACGGCTCGCTCATGGCGCTCCTGACCACCATGAAGGGCCTTCCCCTGGCCTACAACAAGGACATGCAGGAGGACAAGGAGCCGCTCTTCGACACGGTGGACACGATCAAGTCGCTACTACGGGTCTTCGCCCCCATGATGGCGTCGATGAAGGTGAACGACGAGCGCATGTTGCGGGCCACGGCCGAGGGCTTCCTCAACGCAACCGACGCGGCCGACTATCTCGTAGCGCGGGGCGTGCCCTTCCGCCAGGCCCACGAGGCGGCCGGCAGGGCCGTGGCCTGGTGCATGGAACGGGGAACGACCCTCGATGAACTCACCGTCGAGCAATGGCGGCGCTTCTCACAAGCCTTCGGCGACGACATAAGGGAGGCCGTCGCCATAGGGCGCTCGGTGGCTTCGCGGAAGGTGCGGGGCGGCACGGCCCCCTCGGAGGTGAGACGCAGGCTGCGGGCCGTGGAAAAGGAGCTCGGGCGGCGGGAGGCGTCGTTGTGAGCGCCGGGGGACGCTTAGCGGCGGCGCTGCTCCTCGCGCTCCTCGCCGCCGCGGCGACGGGGTGCGGAAAGAAGGGCCCGCCCCGGCCGCCGCCGGAGCCGCCGACGGCACGGGAAGAGCAACGAAACGACAAAGGTCGGGGACCCCTGACTCATTCCACTGAGGGAGCCTCCCTGCAAAAGGGGCGCCGCCCCGCCTCTCCCACAGAGTGATCAATCAGGGCTTCCCAAGGGAGGTAGCAGGTGCATTTCTTCAAATACAGGGGCAGGAAACTCTACGCCGAGGGCGTGGCCGTGGAGAAGATCGCGCAAGAGGTGGGCACGCCGGTCTTCGTCTACAGCAAAAAGACGCTGCGCCGCCACTACAGGGCGTTCGACCGGGCCTTCGCAAAGGTCCCCCACATGGTCTGCTACTCGGTCAAGGCCAACTCGAACCTCGCCGTGCTCAAGACCCTCGCCGACGACGGCAGCGGCTTCGACATCGTCTCGGCCGGAGAGCTCTACAGGGCGCTCCGGGCGGGGGCCGACCCGGCAAGGATCGTATTCTCCGGCGTGGGCAAGCGCGACGACGAGCTCGAATACGCCATCAAGAAACGCATACTCATGTTCAACGTCGAGAGCCCGCAGGAGCTTCGCACCCTCGACCGCGTGGCCGCAAGGGTGGGACGCAGGGCCGGTGTGGCCATAAGGGTGAACCCCGACGTGGACCCCAAGACCCACCCCTACATATCGACGGGCCTCAAGAAAAACAAGTTCGGCATACCGGCGGACCGGGCCCTCAGGGAGTACGCTTACGCCAAGAGCAACCTGAAGAACCTCGATCTCATTGGCGTGGACTGTCACATAGGCTCGCAGATAACCGAGCTCTCGCCCTTCATCGACGCCCTCGGCAGGACCAAGGAGCTCATCGGGAGGCTGAGGGCCGAGGGCATCGACATAAAATACCTTGATATGGGGGGAGGACTGGGTATAACCTATAAGGACGAGGACCCGCCGCATCCCTCCAGGTACGGCGAGGCCGTCATCGAAGAGACCGCGGGACTGGACGTGACGCTCATCTTCGAGCCCGGCCGCGTAATCGTCGGCAACGCCGGCATACTGGTTACCCGCGTCGTATACGTCAAGGAGGGAGAGGAGAGGAACTTCGTCATCGTCGACGCCGCCATGAACGACCTGCCGCGCCCTTCCCTCTACGGATCGTACCATGCCATAAAGGCGGTCAGGAAGGGGGAGGGCGAGATGACGGCCGACGTGGTGGGCCCCATATGCGAGAGCGGGGACTTTCTGGCCCGCGACCGCGAGATCGCCGCGGTGGAGGCTGGGGACCTGCTGGCCGTGATGAGCGCCGGGGCTTACGCCTTCTCCATGTCGAGCAACTACAACTCGCGGCCCAGGGCGGCGGAGGTCATGGTCGACGGCCGCGGCTTCCGCGTCGTAAGAAGGCGCGAGACCCTGCGCGAGCTCGTAAAGGGAGAGTCGCTCTGAACGGGGCGGACAGGACGGCCACGCGCAGGTCCATGGGGGAAGAGGCGTGAAATCCTGCCGCCCAGGGGCCGCCCCGGCGACGACGGGGCGGCCAGCGGGGCGGCAAGGCGCGATAAAGGTTCCATCGGGAAAGGACAATGAAGCTCAAATTCACCAAGATGCACGGCCTGGGCAACGACTTCATCGTCGTCGACCGCCGCGGGGCCCCTCTGCCCGGCGCGGCGCGGCTCGTGAGAAAACTCGCCGACAGGAGGTTCGGCATCGGCTTCGATCAGGCCATAATCCTGAAGGAATCCAGGCGCGCCGACTTCAGGATGGACATATACAACGCCGACGGCTCGCGCGTGGAGATGTGCGGCAACGGCATAAGGTGTCTGGCCCGCTACATATGGGACCGCAGGCTCTCGCGCAAAAAGGCGCTCGAGATCGAGACGCCGGCCGGCATCATAAGGCCCGAGCAGGCGGGCAGGCTCGTGCGCGTAGACATGGGAGAGCCCGTCTTCGACGGCCTCTCCATACCGACGACCGTCGACGCCGGGCGCATAATCGATCTGCCCCTGGAAGTGGGCTCCCACGAGGGGGCGCTTTCCGTGACGTGCGTATCCATGGGCAACCCCCACTGCGTGGTCTTCGTCGACGACGTCGAGGCCTTCCCCGTGGCCCGCTACGGTCCCATCCTCGAGACCCACGACATCTTCCCCAAGAGGACCAACGTGGAGTTCGTCGAGGTGAAGAGCGGAAGACGCCTCAGAATGCGGGTGTGGGAGAGGGGAAGCGGCCAGACGCTGGCCTGCGGCACCGGCGCCTGCGCAAGCGCCGTGGCTGCCCGCATCAAGGGGCTGACCGGGGGGAAGGTGACCGTCGAGCTCGACGGCGGCTCACTTGACATAGAGTACGCGACAGAGGGCCGCGTCTACATGACCGGCCCGGCCGACGAGGTCTTCAGAGGCGAGGTCGATACGGCCGCCGTGAAGACCCGCCCGAGACACTGAAGTTCCGGCGCAGGGCCGGACGAGCCGGCGGCTCCCAACGCAGCAAGGAGGAGAGAGGAAAGTGCGACTTACCGGTTCTTTCACCGCGCTGGTGACCCCCTTCAAGGACGGCGGCGTCGACGAGGAGGCGTTGCGCAGGCTCGTCGACTTCCAGATAGAGAACGGCACGAGCGGCCTCGTGCCCTGCGGCACCACGGGAGAGTCGGCTACACTGAGCCATGACGAGCACGACCGCGTCATAGACATCGTCATCGAGGCGGCGGGCGGACGGGTGCCGGTCATAGCAGGCACCGGCTCCAACTCGACGGCCGAGACGGTGCGGCTCACGCGCCATGCGGCGGAGGCCGGGGCCGACGCGGCACTGCTCATAACGCCATACTACAACAAGCCCACACAGCGGGGGCTCTACGAGCACTACAGGAGCGTTGCCGGGGAGGTCTCCATTCCGCTCATACTCTACAACGTGCCGGGACGCACGGGGGTGAACATGACGGCCGAGACCGTGGCCCGCCTCTCGGAGATCGACAACATCATCGGCATCAAGGAGGCTACGGCCGACATGGCCCAGGTGAGCGACGTAATCGAGTACTCGCGCGAGGGCTTCATCGTGCTCTCGGGAGACGACGCCACCACGCTGTCGCTGCTTGCCGTCGGCGGGCACGGCGCCGTGTCGGTGACCTCCAACGTGGCCCCCCGCGAGATGGCCGACATGTTCAGGGCCTTCTTCGAGGGCGATATGGAAGGGGCGCGACGCATCCACTACAGGCTCCAGCCGCTCAACCGCGCCATGTTCATGGAGACCAACCCCATACCGGTGAAGACGGCGCTCTCGCTCATGGGGATGGTGGAAGAGGAGTTCCGGCTCCCGCTCACGGCCATGACCGGCCGGGCCAGGGAGCGGCTCGCCGCGGCTCTGCGGGACTTCGGCATAGGGCCGAAAGAGTGAGAGAGGGGGCAGAGATGATACGAGTCGCAGTCATAGGCGCCGGAGGACGCATGGGCAAGGCCCTCGTCTCCGCCATCGACGAGAACCCGCGCACCAGGCTTACGGCCGCCCTGGAGAGACGCTCCCACCCGCTGCTTGGAAGGGACTCGGGCGAGACCGCCGGAACAGGCAAAAACGGCGTGAAGATCACCTGGAGCGTCAAGCGGGCCGCCCTCAGATGCGACGTCTTCATCGACTTCTCTTCCCACGAATCCTCCATAGAGCACATCGAGGAAATAGCAGCCTCGGGCCGTCCCGTGGTCATAGGCACCACCGGCTTCTCCCACCATCAGCGCGAGCGCATAAAGGAGCTGAGCTTCGACATCCCCATCGTCATAGCGCCGAACATGAGCGTCGGCGTGAACCTGCTCCTGCGGCTCGTGCGCGACGCAGCCAGGGTCCTCTCCGACGACTACGACATAGAGATTGTGGAGGCCCACCACCGCCACAAAAAGGACGCCCCTTCGGGCACGGCCCTCAGGCTCGCCGAGGTCATAGCCTCCACGCTGGGCCGGGACCTCGACGAAACGGCCGTCTACGCGAGAAAAGGCATAATCGGCGAGCGCACCAGAGAGGAGATCGGCATACAGTCGCTTCGGGGAGGCGACATCGTCGGTGACCACACGGTGCTCTTTGCAGGTCCCGGCGAGAGGATCGAACTCACCCACAGGGCCCATTCGCGCAACACCTTCGCCACCGGCGCGGTCAAGGCCGCCGTATGGGTAAGCGACAAGGGCAAGGGGCTATACGACATGCAGGACGTCCTCGAACTGAACGACGACTGACCCCGCGCGCGGGGCGAAAAGGAGAACCGCCTTGAAGAAGATACTGAAGACGGCCGCAGCGGCCCTGCTGATCGCAGCGGCCGCAGGCCCCATGGACGCTACGGCCTTCCAGGGCCAGGGCTGCGGCGCAGACTGCGCGGACTGCCACACACTGACGCCCGAGGAGGCCAGAAAGCTCCTCAAGACCGACAAGTTCAACGCCGAGCTCAAGGAGATAAGGCTAAGCCCCGTGAAGGGCCTCTGGGAGGTGGAAGTCACCAGGGGCGACAAGTCCATACTCGTCTACATCGACTTCGCCAAGAAGTACCTCGTCGAGGCCCGCTTCACGCCGCTCGACGAGCTCGGAAAGGCCCCGCAGCTGAAGAGACTGGACCGGAGCCGGATTCCCATGGACAACGCCCTCATAATGGGAGACCGGGAGGCCGAAAAGAAGATCATCGTATTCGACGACCCCGACTGCCCGTACTGCAAGAAACTCCACTACGAGATCAAGAAGGTCGTAAAGAAACGGCCCGACATCGCCTTCTACATACTCCTCTACCCCCTCGACATCCACCCCGACGCATACAAGAAGGCCAAGGCCATCCAGTGCAGGCGCTCGGTCGAGATGCTCGAGGAGGCCTTCGAAGGCAAGGTGCTGCCGGAGCCCGACTGCGACGACAAGGTCGTTGACGAAAACATACGAGTGGGGCGCGAGCTCGGCATACAAGGCACGCCTGCCCTCATAATGCCAGACGGAAGGCTCATACCGGGCTACCTGGCGGCCGACGTGCTGATAGAAGTCATAGACCAGGAACCGCAGGGAGAGGGGGCGCAAGGAGGCCACGACGCGAAGGGCAGCTCACCCCGCTGAGGCAGAGAAAGAACCTCAGGAAGCGCGGCAGACATCTATCATGCCTCCTTCAGTATCTTCTTGAGCGCATCGATAAGCGGCGGCAGGTCGCTTGTAATGGTGTCCCACAGCAGATCAAGGTCGATCACGTCATAGCCGTGCGCAAGCCAGTTGCGCATTCCGATTATCTGGGGCCAAGGGACCTCGTCTCTGGTCTCCCGTGTCTTG
Protein-coding sequences here:
- the argH gene encoding argininosuccinate lyase, which produces MTAGKREKKPWSGRFTASTDRLAEELNASIGFDRRLLRHDITGSKAHARTLEKAGILTPDETKRILRGLDEVEEEIASGRVELTAHMEDIHMAVERRLTEKIGALGGKLHTGRSRNDQVALDLRLYLRDEIGEIRRLIVSLQRVLVDLAGGHVETILPGYTHLQRAQPVVLAHHLLAYYEMFKRDDERMGDCLRRTDAMPLGSGALAGSPYRLDRAFTARLLGFSRLTENSIDGVSDRDFAVEFLAAAAILAMHLSRLSEELIVWSSQEFGFIELSDAFTTGSSIMPQKKNPDMAELARGKTGRVYGSLMALLTTMKGLPLAYNKDMQEDKEPLFDTVDTIKSLLRVFAPMMASMKVNDERMLRATAEGFLNATDAADYLVARGVPFRQAHEAAGRAVAWCMERGTTLDELTVEQWRRFSQAFGDDIREAVAIGRSVASRKVRGGTAPSEVRRRLRAVEKELGRREASL
- the lysA gene encoding diaminopimelate decarboxylase produces the protein MHFFKYRGRKLYAEGVAVEKIAQEVGTPVFVYSKKTLRRHYRAFDRAFAKVPHMVCYSVKANSNLAVLKTLADDGSGFDIVSAGELYRALRAGADPARIVFSGVGKRDDELEYAIKKRILMFNVESPQELRTLDRVAARVGRRAGVAIRVNPDVDPKTHPYISTGLKKNKFGIPADRALREYAYAKSNLKNLDLIGVDCHIGSQITELSPFIDALGRTKELIGRLRAEGIDIKYLDMGGGLGITYKDEDPPHPSRYGEAVIEETAGLDVTLIFEPGRVIVGNAGILVTRVVYVKEGEERNFVIVDAAMNDLPRPSLYGSYHAIKAVRKGEGEMTADVVGPICESGDFLARDREIAAVEAGDLLAVMSAGAYAFSMSSNYNSRPRAAEVMVDGRGFRVVRRRETLRELVKGESL
- a CDS encoding diaminopimelate epimerase; translation: MKLKFTKMHGLGNDFIVVDRRGAPLPGAARLVRKLADRRFGIGFDQAIILKESRRADFRMDIYNADGSRVEMCGNGIRCLARYIWDRRLSRKKALEIETPAGIIRPEQAGRLVRVDMGEPVFDGLSIPTTVDAGRIIDLPLEVGSHEGALSVTCVSMGNPHCVVFVDDVEAFPVARYGPILETHDIFPKRTNVEFVEVKSGRRLRMRVWERGSGQTLACGTGACASAVAARIKGLTGGKVTVELDGGSLDIEYATEGRVYMTGPADEVFRGEVDTAAVKTRPRH
- a CDS encoding 4-hydroxy-tetrahydrodipicolinate synthase is translated as MRLTGSFTALVTPFKDGGVDEEALRRLVDFQIENGTSGLVPCGTTGESATLSHDEHDRVIDIVIEAAGGRVPVIAGTGSNSTAETVRLTRHAAEAGADAALLITPYYNKPTQRGLYEHYRSVAGEVSIPLILYNVPGRTGVNMTAETVARLSEIDNIIGIKEATADMAQVSDVIEYSREGFIVLSGDDATTLSLLAVGGHGAVSVTSNVAPREMADMFRAFFEGDMEGARRIHYRLQPLNRAMFMETNPIPVKTALSLMGMVEEEFRLPLTAMTGRARERLAAALRDFGIGPKE
- a CDS encoding 4-hydroxy-tetrahydrodipicolinate reductase, which encodes MRVAVIGAGGRMGKALVSAIDENPRTRLTAALERRSHPLLGRDSGETAGTGKNGVKITWSVKRAALRCDVFIDFSSHESSIEHIEEIAASGRPVVIGTTGFSHHQRERIKELSFDIPIVIAPNMSVGVNLLLRLVRDAARVLSDDYDIEIVEAHHRHKKDAPSGTALRLAEVIASTLGRDLDETAVYARKGIIGERTREEIGIQSLRGGDIVGDHTVLFAGPGERIELTHRAHSRNTFATGAVKAAVWVSDKGKGLYDMQDVLELNDD
- a CDS encoding DsbC family protein, whose product is MKKILKTAAAALLIAAAAGPMDATAFQGQGCGADCADCHTLTPEEARKLLKTDKFNAELKEIRLSPVKGLWEVEVTRGDKSILVYIDFAKKYLVEARFTPLDELGKAPQLKRLDRSRIPMDNALIMGDREAEKKIIVFDDPDCPYCKKLHYEIKKVVKKRPDIAFYILLYPLDIHPDAYKKAKAIQCRRSVEMLEEAFEGKVLPEPDCDDKVVDENIRVGRELGIQGTPALIMPDGRLIPGYLAADVLIEVIDQEPQGEGAQGGHDAKGSSPR